In a single window of the Scophthalmus maximus strain ysfricsl-2021 chromosome 18, ASM2237912v1, whole genome shotgun sequence genome:
- the arhgap18 gene encoding rho GTPase-activating protein 18 isoform X2 translates to MSRQQQQTQGVVLTGYHSNAELLPKTGLCAPGCPPALDPESCTGPSRRTGHYSVQQNQNTQHGDRQTATNVAKSSSSSSSSSSSSSTDPPPLPNPSSAPCSRAQPSSSPKPHSSPRHSPNSRSRPRPACQRCNSQESLDELEMDDYWKEVENITRSVGEAGRGEGGGEGEVQEEEQHKIPEEGEQEEAWLAEAGLTRLFDDTLAADQDQEEDSAVFLSTLTRTQAAAVERRVTTVQQTLLRRRNRQHVPDVRDIFRPPEKDEEPSKFEKGSENGQKEVTSAETETELNLEVAFSEQALSYRDNHQRLKVTTGPNSPDDKLPNFKLLRDKTGQTRIGDLSPLDMKKVRRLVLVEMTALFDTAGIDLKAHKAVKVKSKESGLFGVPLATLLDQDQRRAPGTKVPIIMQRLISHIEEEGLNTEGLLRIPGAATRIKSLCQELESSFYDGMFPWQQLKQHDAASLLKLFIRELPHPLLTVEYLSAFIAVNKLPTKKQQLQALNLLVLLLPEHNRDTLKALVEFFQRVIDHQAKNKMTLNNVSVVMAPNIFMFKGFRSKVTEQQEFSMATSTANIVRLLIRYQNLLWTIPKFIVTQVRQHNMESQRKQNKERAVRKLLKKITTEKPSDKAVPEESSQGFIRVQAPQFSKVSMAVHLTEELQAADVLTRFLSQDSPVAVKQEELYLYEIGGNIKERCLDGETYMKDLFHLNPSAEWVIKAVQR, encoded by the exons atgagtcggcagcagcagcagacccaGGGAGTGGTTTTAACGGGTTACCACAGCAACGCGGAACTGTTGCCGAAAACTGGACTGTGCGCTCCCGGTTGTCCGCCAGCCCTGGACCCCGAGTCCTGCACCGggcccag CCGCAGAACAGGCCACTACAGCgtgcagcagaaccagaacaCGCaacacggagacagacagacagccaccAATGTTgccaaaagcagcagcagcagcagcagcagcagcagcagcagcagcaccgacCCGCCGCCGCTCCCCAATCCGAGCTCTGCGCCCTGCTCCAGGGCCCAGCCCTCGTCCAGCCCGAAGCCTCACTCCAGCCCCAGGCACAGTCCCAACTCCAGGTCCAGGCCGCGACCCGCGTGCCAGCGCTGTAACTCTCAG GAATCTCTGGATGAGCTGGAGATGGACGACTATTGGAAGGAGGTGGAGAATATCACTCGCTCGGTGGGGGAAGCAGGGCggggagaaggtggaggagagggggaagttcaagaggaggagcagcacaaAATTCCTGAGG AGGGAGAGCAAGAGGAGGCCTGGCTTGCAGAGGCGGGGCTAACACGACTGTTTGATGATACACTGGCAGCTGACCAGGATCAG GAAGAAGACAGCGCGGTGTTCCTGTCCACACTGACCAGAACTCAGGCGGCGGCCGTAGAACGCCGCGTGACAACAGTACAGCAGACGTTGCTCCGGCGACGCAACCGACAACACGTTCCCGATGTCAGGGATATATTCAGACCGCCTGAAAAG GATGAGGAGCCAAGTAAGTTTGAAAAAGGAAGTGAGAATGGACAAAAAGAAGTCACTTCAGCTG AAACGGAGACAGAACTGAACCTTGAAGTGGCGTTTTCAGAGCAAGCGCTCAGTTACAGGGACAACCATCAGAGATTAAAGGTCACCACCGGCCCCAACTCACCTGACGACAAACTACCA aATTTTAAGCTGCTCCGAGATAAAACAGGTCAAACAAGAATAGGAGATCTGTCTCCTCTGGATATGAAAAAG GTTCGTAGACTGGTGCTTGTGGAGATGACTGCTCTGTTTGACACTGCTGGGATAGACCTCAAGGCTCACAAAGCTGTCAAAGTTAAGAGTAAAG aaagTGGTCTGTTCGGTGTTCCCCTCGCCACTTTACTGGATCAGGACCAGAGGCGCGCTCCTGGGACCAAAGTGCCAATCATAATGCAGAGG CTTATCTCTCACATCGAGGAAGAAGGATTAAACACAGAAGGGCTTCTACGGATCCCTGGAGCGGCCACTAGAATCAAG TCACTGTGCCAGGAGCTTGAGTCCTCCTTCTACGATGGgatgtttccatggcaacagttgAAACAGCATGATGCCGCGAGCCTTCTGAAGCTGTTCATCAGGGAGCTGCCCCATCCATTACTGACCGTGGAGTACCTCAGCGCATTTATTGCTGTCAACA agcTCCCCACAAAGAAGCAACAGCTGCAGGCTTTGAACCTGCTGGTGCTTTTGTTACCTGAGCACAATCGGGATACTTTGAAG GCATTGGTGGAGTTCTTCCAGCGTGTGATTGACCACCAGGCCAAGAATAAAATGACGCTCAACAATGTCTCCGTTGTCATGGCACCCAACATCTTCATGTTCAAAGGCTTTCGCTCCAAGGTCACGGAACAACAGGAGttctccatggcaaccagcaCAGCCAACATTGTCCGCCTGCTGATTAGATACCAGAATCTTCTTTGGACG ATCCCCAAGTTCATTGTGACCCAGGTCCGACAGCACAACATGGAAAGTCAgcgaaaacaaaataaagagagagCTGTAAGAAAGCTGCTAAAGAAGATCACCACAGAGAAACCGTCTGATAAAGCTGTGCCTGAG GAAAGCTCACAGGGATTTATTCGAGTCCAAGCTCCCCAGTTCAGTAAAGTCTCAATGGCAGTTCATCTCACCGAAGAGCTGCAGGCTGCTGATGTACTAACACGCTTCCTCAGCCAGGATAG TCCGGTGGCAGTGAAACAAGAAGAGCTGTATCTATACGAGATTGGTGGAAACATCA AGGAGAGGTGTCTGGATGGGGAGACCTACATGAAAGACCTGTTCCATCTGAACCCCTCAGCAGAGTGGGTCATCAAAGCTGTGCAGCGATGA
- the arhgap18 gene encoding rho GTPase-activating protein 18 isoform X3 produces MFMWSTAFVRHFWQAWTPGSRRTGHYSVQQNQNTQHGDRQTATNVAKSSSSSSSSSSSSSTDPPPLPNPSSAPCSRAQPSSSPKPHSSPRHSPNSRSRPRPACQRCNSQESLDELEMDDYWKEVENITRSVGEAGRGEGGGEGEVQEEEQHKIPEEGEQEEAWLAEAGLTRLFDDTLAADQDQEEDSAVFLSTLTRTQAAAVERRVTTVQQTLLRRRNRQHVPDVRDIFRPPEKSGSGQHLDEEPSKFEKGSENGQKEVTSAETETELNLEVAFSEQALSYRDNHQRLKVTTGPNSPDDKLPNFKLLRDKTGQTRIGDLSPLDMKKVRRLVLVEMTALFDTAGIDLKAHKAVKVKSKESGLFGVPLATLLDQDQRRAPGTKVPIIMQRLISHIEEEGLNTEGLLRIPGAATRIKSLCQELESSFYDGMFPWQQLKQHDAASLLKLFIRELPHPLLTVEYLSAFIAVNKLPTKKQQLQALNLLVLLLPEHNRDTLKALVEFFQRVIDHQAKNKMTLNNVSVVMAPNIFMFKGFRSKVTEQQEFSMATSTANIVRLLIRYQNLLWTIPKFIVTQVRQHNMESQRKQNKERAVRKLLKKITTEKPSDKAVPEESSQGFIRVQAPQFSKVSMAVHLTEELQAADVLTRFLSQDSPVAVKQEELYLYEIGGNIKERCLDGETYMKDLFHLNPSAEWVIKAVQR; encoded by the exons ATGTTCATGTGGTCCACTGCCTTCGTCCGCCATTTCTGGCAGGCCTGGACTCCTGGAAG CCGCAGAACAGGCCACTACAGCgtgcagcagaaccagaacaCGCaacacggagacagacagacagccaccAATGTTgccaaaagcagcagcagcagcagcagcagcagcagcagcagcagcaccgacCCGCCGCCGCTCCCCAATCCGAGCTCTGCGCCCTGCTCCAGGGCCCAGCCCTCGTCCAGCCCGAAGCCTCACTCCAGCCCCAGGCACAGTCCCAACTCCAGGTCCAGGCCGCGACCCGCGTGCCAGCGCTGTAACTCTCAG GAATCTCTGGATGAGCTGGAGATGGACGACTATTGGAAGGAGGTGGAGAATATCACTCGCTCGGTGGGGGAAGCAGGGCggggagaaggtggaggagagggggaagttcaagaggaggagcagcacaaAATTCCTGAGG AGGGAGAGCAAGAGGAGGCCTGGCTTGCAGAGGCGGGGCTAACACGACTGTTTGATGATACACTGGCAGCTGACCAGGATCAG GAAGAAGACAGCGCGGTGTTCCTGTCCACACTGACCAGAACTCAGGCGGCGGCCGTAGAACGCCGCGTGACAACAGTACAGCAGACGTTGCTCCGGCGACGCAACCGACAACACGTTCCCGATGTCAGGGATATATTCAGACCGCCTGAAAAG TCTGGCAGTGGTCAACACCTG GATGAGGAGCCAAGTAAGTTTGAAAAAGGAAGTGAGAATGGACAAAAAGAAGTCACTTCAGCTG AAACGGAGACAGAACTGAACCTTGAAGTGGCGTTTTCAGAGCAAGCGCTCAGTTACAGGGACAACCATCAGAGATTAAAGGTCACCACCGGCCCCAACTCACCTGACGACAAACTACCA aATTTTAAGCTGCTCCGAGATAAAACAGGTCAAACAAGAATAGGAGATCTGTCTCCTCTGGATATGAAAAAG GTTCGTAGACTGGTGCTTGTGGAGATGACTGCTCTGTTTGACACTGCTGGGATAGACCTCAAGGCTCACAAAGCTGTCAAAGTTAAGAGTAAAG aaagTGGTCTGTTCGGTGTTCCCCTCGCCACTTTACTGGATCAGGACCAGAGGCGCGCTCCTGGGACCAAAGTGCCAATCATAATGCAGAGG CTTATCTCTCACATCGAGGAAGAAGGATTAAACACAGAAGGGCTTCTACGGATCCCTGGAGCGGCCACTAGAATCAAG TCACTGTGCCAGGAGCTTGAGTCCTCCTTCTACGATGGgatgtttccatggcaacagttgAAACAGCATGATGCCGCGAGCCTTCTGAAGCTGTTCATCAGGGAGCTGCCCCATCCATTACTGACCGTGGAGTACCTCAGCGCATTTATTGCTGTCAACA agcTCCCCACAAAGAAGCAACAGCTGCAGGCTTTGAACCTGCTGGTGCTTTTGTTACCTGAGCACAATCGGGATACTTTGAAG GCATTGGTGGAGTTCTTCCAGCGTGTGATTGACCACCAGGCCAAGAATAAAATGACGCTCAACAATGTCTCCGTTGTCATGGCACCCAACATCTTCATGTTCAAAGGCTTTCGCTCCAAGGTCACGGAACAACAGGAGttctccatggcaaccagcaCAGCCAACATTGTCCGCCTGCTGATTAGATACCAGAATCTTCTTTGGACG ATCCCCAAGTTCATTGTGACCCAGGTCCGACAGCACAACATGGAAAGTCAgcgaaaacaaaataaagagagagCTGTAAGAAAGCTGCTAAAGAAGATCACCACAGAGAAACCGTCTGATAAAGCTGTGCCTGAG GAAAGCTCACAGGGATTTATTCGAGTCCAAGCTCCCCAGTTCAGTAAAGTCTCAATGGCAGTTCATCTCACCGAAGAGCTGCAGGCTGCTGATGTACTAACACGCTTCCTCAGCCAGGATAG TCCGGTGGCAGTGAAACAAGAAGAGCTGTATCTATACGAGATTGGTGGAAACATCA AGGAGAGGTGTCTGGATGGGGAGACCTACATGAAAGACCTGTTCCATCTGAACCCCTCAGCAGAGTGGGTCATCAAAGCTGTGCAGCGATGA
- the arhgap18 gene encoding rho GTPase-activating protein 18 isoform X1, translating into MSRQQQQTQGVVLTGYHSNAELLPKTGLCAPGCPPALDPESCTGPSRRTGHYSVQQNQNTQHGDRQTATNVAKSSSSSSSSSSSSSTDPPPLPNPSSAPCSRAQPSSSPKPHSSPRHSPNSRSRPRPACQRCNSQESLDELEMDDYWKEVENITRSVGEAGRGEGGGEGEVQEEEQHKIPEEGEQEEAWLAEAGLTRLFDDTLAADQDQEEDSAVFLSTLTRTQAAAVERRVTTVQQTLLRRRNRQHVPDVRDIFRPPEKSGSGQHLDEEPSKFEKGSENGQKEVTSAETETELNLEVAFSEQALSYRDNHQRLKVTTGPNSPDDKLPNFKLLRDKTGQTRIGDLSPLDMKKVRRLVLVEMTALFDTAGIDLKAHKAVKVKSKESGLFGVPLATLLDQDQRRAPGTKVPIIMQRLISHIEEEGLNTEGLLRIPGAATRIKSLCQELESSFYDGMFPWQQLKQHDAASLLKLFIRELPHPLLTVEYLSAFIAVNKLPTKKQQLQALNLLVLLLPEHNRDTLKALVEFFQRVIDHQAKNKMTLNNVSVVMAPNIFMFKGFRSKVTEQQEFSMATSTANIVRLLIRYQNLLWTIPKFIVTQVRQHNMESQRKQNKERAVRKLLKKITTEKPSDKAVPEESSQGFIRVQAPQFSKVSMAVHLTEELQAADVLTRFLSQDSPVAVKQEELYLYEIGGNIKERCLDGETYMKDLFHLNPSAEWVIKAVQR; encoded by the exons atgagtcggcagcagcagcagacccaGGGAGTGGTTTTAACGGGTTACCACAGCAACGCGGAACTGTTGCCGAAAACTGGACTGTGCGCTCCCGGTTGTCCGCCAGCCCTGGACCCCGAGTCCTGCACCGggcccag CCGCAGAACAGGCCACTACAGCgtgcagcagaaccagaacaCGCaacacggagacagacagacagccaccAATGTTgccaaaagcagcagcagcagcagcagcagcagcagcagcagcagcaccgacCCGCCGCCGCTCCCCAATCCGAGCTCTGCGCCCTGCTCCAGGGCCCAGCCCTCGTCCAGCCCGAAGCCTCACTCCAGCCCCAGGCACAGTCCCAACTCCAGGTCCAGGCCGCGACCCGCGTGCCAGCGCTGTAACTCTCAG GAATCTCTGGATGAGCTGGAGATGGACGACTATTGGAAGGAGGTGGAGAATATCACTCGCTCGGTGGGGGAAGCAGGGCggggagaaggtggaggagagggggaagttcaagaggaggagcagcacaaAATTCCTGAGG AGGGAGAGCAAGAGGAGGCCTGGCTTGCAGAGGCGGGGCTAACACGACTGTTTGATGATACACTGGCAGCTGACCAGGATCAG GAAGAAGACAGCGCGGTGTTCCTGTCCACACTGACCAGAACTCAGGCGGCGGCCGTAGAACGCCGCGTGACAACAGTACAGCAGACGTTGCTCCGGCGACGCAACCGACAACACGTTCCCGATGTCAGGGATATATTCAGACCGCCTGAAAAG TCTGGCAGTGGTCAACACCTG GATGAGGAGCCAAGTAAGTTTGAAAAAGGAAGTGAGAATGGACAAAAAGAAGTCACTTCAGCTG AAACGGAGACAGAACTGAACCTTGAAGTGGCGTTTTCAGAGCAAGCGCTCAGTTACAGGGACAACCATCAGAGATTAAAGGTCACCACCGGCCCCAACTCACCTGACGACAAACTACCA aATTTTAAGCTGCTCCGAGATAAAACAGGTCAAACAAGAATAGGAGATCTGTCTCCTCTGGATATGAAAAAG GTTCGTAGACTGGTGCTTGTGGAGATGACTGCTCTGTTTGACACTGCTGGGATAGACCTCAAGGCTCACAAAGCTGTCAAAGTTAAGAGTAAAG aaagTGGTCTGTTCGGTGTTCCCCTCGCCACTTTACTGGATCAGGACCAGAGGCGCGCTCCTGGGACCAAAGTGCCAATCATAATGCAGAGG CTTATCTCTCACATCGAGGAAGAAGGATTAAACACAGAAGGGCTTCTACGGATCCCTGGAGCGGCCACTAGAATCAAG TCACTGTGCCAGGAGCTTGAGTCCTCCTTCTACGATGGgatgtttccatggcaacagttgAAACAGCATGATGCCGCGAGCCTTCTGAAGCTGTTCATCAGGGAGCTGCCCCATCCATTACTGACCGTGGAGTACCTCAGCGCATTTATTGCTGTCAACA agcTCCCCACAAAGAAGCAACAGCTGCAGGCTTTGAACCTGCTGGTGCTTTTGTTACCTGAGCACAATCGGGATACTTTGAAG GCATTGGTGGAGTTCTTCCAGCGTGTGATTGACCACCAGGCCAAGAATAAAATGACGCTCAACAATGTCTCCGTTGTCATGGCACCCAACATCTTCATGTTCAAAGGCTTTCGCTCCAAGGTCACGGAACAACAGGAGttctccatggcaaccagcaCAGCCAACATTGTCCGCCTGCTGATTAGATACCAGAATCTTCTTTGGACG ATCCCCAAGTTCATTGTGACCCAGGTCCGACAGCACAACATGGAAAGTCAgcgaaaacaaaataaagagagagCTGTAAGAAAGCTGCTAAAGAAGATCACCACAGAGAAACCGTCTGATAAAGCTGTGCCTGAG GAAAGCTCACAGGGATTTATTCGAGTCCAAGCTCCCCAGTTCAGTAAAGTCTCAATGGCAGTTCATCTCACCGAAGAGCTGCAGGCTGCTGATGTACTAACACGCTTCCTCAGCCAGGATAG TCCGGTGGCAGTGAAACAAGAAGAGCTGTATCTATACGAGATTGGTGGAAACATCA AGGAGAGGTGTCTGGATGGGGAGACCTACATGAAAGACCTGTTCCATCTGAACCCCTCAGCAGAGTGGGTCATCAAAGCTGTGCAGCGATGA
- the fkbp6 gene encoding inactive peptidyl-prolyl cis-trans isomerase FKBP6 isoform X1: MSGNGFISSIRRLIDAEEQRRISHRQPSPFEQLRQQMSDVLGDGGILKEVVQSGEGPPVPQNASVLVHYSGFLEYSDRPFDTTTNFRHPRMMKLGRDMTLAGLELGVLTMQNGEFSRFLFQPQYAYGDLGCPPFIPGAAAVLYEVQILDILDSGQVDDFVALGPEEQNTVPLSRLLEVVNTLRSFGNRCFNQSRYANAKDRYKQATRLLWTREMQSDAEKEKINTALLPLYLNLSLTELRLERPQKALKFGNKALEIDSANTKALFRCGQAYLQLQEYESAQGCLVIAQAKKPFDSDINNLLRKVAQCLKDNLDKQKDVYSKMCRDLRGSMKI; the protein is encoded by the exons ATGTCAGGAAACGGGTTCATATCCAGCATCCGGAGGTTGATAGACGCCGAGGAGCAGCGGAGGATTAGCCACAGACAACCT AGTCCGTTTGAACAGCTCCGCCAGCAGATGAGTGACGTCTTGGGAGATGGAGGGATCCTGAAAGAGGTGGTCCAGTCCGGAGAGGGCCCGCCTGTGCCCCAAAATGCTTCAGTATTGG TCCATTACTCTGGTTTCCTGGAATATTCAGACCGCCCTTTTGACACCACCACAAACTTCAGACACCCGCGGATGATGAAGTTAGGGAGAG ATATGACACTGGCCGGACTGGAGCTGGGTGTGCTGACCATGCAGAATGGAGAGTTCTCTCGTTTCCTCTTCCAGCCCCAGTATGCGTACGGGGACCTGGGTTGTCCTCCATTCATCCCCGGTGCTGCCGCGGTTCTGTACGAGGTTCAGATTCTCGATATCCTCGACTCGGGACAAGTGGACGACTTTGTGGCACTGGGTCCG gagGAACAGAACACTGTTCCTCTGTCGAGACTTCTAGAAGTCGTCAACACTCTACGCAGCTTCGGCAACCGCTGCTTTAACCAGAGCAGATATGCCAATGCCAAGGATCGCTACAAACAG GCCACCAGGCTGCTGTGGACCAGGGAAATGCAGAGCGACgcagagaaggagaagatcaACAcagctctgcttcctctctATCTGAACCTTTCTCTCACGGAGCTGCGTCTGGAGAGACCACAGAAGGCCTTGAAGTTTGGCAATAAAGCCTTGGAGATAGACTCAGCCAACACAAAGGCTCTTTTCCGTTGTGGACAG GCGTACCTGCAGCTGCAAGAGTACGAGAGCGCCCAGGGTTGTCTCGTCATTGCTCAAGCTAAGAAGCCTTTTGACAGTGACATTAACAACCTCCTGAGGAAGGTGGCACA ATGCCTTAAAGACAACttggacaaacagaaagacgTGTACTCCAAGATGTGTAGAGACTTGAGGGGCTCAATGAAGATATAA
- the fkbp6 gene encoding inactive peptidyl-prolyl cis-trans isomerase FKBP6 isoform X2 has protein sequence MSDVLGDGGILKEVVQSGEGPPVPQNASVLVHYSGFLEYSDRPFDTTTNFRHPRMMKLGRDMTLAGLELGVLTMQNGEFSRFLFQPQYAYGDLGCPPFIPGAAAVLYEVQILDILDSGQVDDFVALGPEEQNTVPLSRLLEVVNTLRSFGNRCFNQSRYANAKDRYKQATRLLWTREMQSDAEKEKINTALLPLYLNLSLTELRLERPQKALKFGNKALEIDSANTKALFRCGQAYLQLQEYESAQGCLVIAQAKKPFDSDINNLLRKVAQCLKDNLDKQKDVYSKMCRDLRGSMKI, from the exons ATGAGTGACGTCTTGGGAGATGGAGGGATCCTGAAAGAGGTGGTCCAGTCCGGAGAGGGCCCGCCTGTGCCCCAAAATGCTTCAGTATTGG TCCATTACTCTGGTTTCCTGGAATATTCAGACCGCCCTTTTGACACCACCACAAACTTCAGACACCCGCGGATGATGAAGTTAGGGAGAG ATATGACACTGGCCGGACTGGAGCTGGGTGTGCTGACCATGCAGAATGGAGAGTTCTCTCGTTTCCTCTTCCAGCCCCAGTATGCGTACGGGGACCTGGGTTGTCCTCCATTCATCCCCGGTGCTGCCGCGGTTCTGTACGAGGTTCAGATTCTCGATATCCTCGACTCGGGACAAGTGGACGACTTTGTGGCACTGGGTCCG gagGAACAGAACACTGTTCCTCTGTCGAGACTTCTAGAAGTCGTCAACACTCTACGCAGCTTCGGCAACCGCTGCTTTAACCAGAGCAGATATGCCAATGCCAAGGATCGCTACAAACAG GCCACCAGGCTGCTGTGGACCAGGGAAATGCAGAGCGACgcagagaaggagaagatcaACAcagctctgcttcctctctATCTGAACCTTTCTCTCACGGAGCTGCGTCTGGAGAGACCACAGAAGGCCTTGAAGTTTGGCAATAAAGCCTTGGAGATAGACTCAGCCAACACAAAGGCTCTTTTCCGTTGTGGACAG GCGTACCTGCAGCTGCAAGAGTACGAGAGCGCCCAGGGTTGTCTCGTCATTGCTCAAGCTAAGAAGCCTTTTGACAGTGACATTAACAACCTCCTGAGGAAGGTGGCACA ATGCCTTAAAGACAACttggacaaacagaaagacgTGTACTCCAAGATGTGTAGAGACTTGAGGGGCTCAATGAAGATATAA
- the tmem244 gene encoding transmembrane protein 244 — MLLDYCCRCCGFTLIKRHGPVSLKTTPSDTWVVLQNLLMCMVCFYSLYYIVVSLCIGLLRVHEINSLLAPFDYTTQPSWQNPKYLVGVISTEVTYVLGGLVFAWIVEEWVWDYAITVTLLHVAMTVAVMSDFPSAEHWWIALGSGLVMMIFGGQLLAYKLFRNNFVYPAELQNF; from the exons ATGTTGTTGGACTACTGCTGTCGATGTTGTGGATTCACACTCATAAAACGCCATGGACCCGTCTCCCTCAAGACCACACCCAGCGACACCTGG GTCGTCCTGCAGAATCTGTTGATGTGCATGGTGTGCTTCTACTCTCTCTACTACATCGTGGTCAGTCTCTGCATCGGACTtctcag GGTTCACGAGATCAACAGCTTGTTGGCGCCATTCGACTACACAACACAACCGTCATGGCAGAACCCCAAATACCTCG TGGGTGTAATTTCCACAGAAGTGACCTATGTTTTAGGAGGGCTGGTCTTCGCCTGGATTGTAGAGGAGTGGGTCTGGGATTACGCCATAACTGTCACATTGCTGCATGTCGCAATGACTGTAGCAG TGATGTCAGACTTCCCTTCAGCTGAGCACTGGTGGATCGCTCTGG gttcaggcctggtgatgatgatatttGGGGGGCAGCTCCTGGCCTATAAACTCTTCAGGAACAACTTTGTGTATCCAGCTGAACTGCAGAACTTCTAA